The genomic interval CCGAGCCCTGCGGACCGATGATCAGCAGCCGCGGCTGGGCGCCGCCCTGAGCCTGTCCCAAGGTCATCGCAGGAGTCCTTCGTAGTGGCGCTGCTGCAGCTGCGCATCGATCTGCTTCACCGTCTCAAGGCCGACGCCGACGATGATGAGGATCGAGGCGCCGCCGAACGGGAAGTTCTGGTTGGCGCCGACCGTCGCGAGGGCGATGAGCGGCAGCAGCGCGATGAGACCGAGATAGATCGAGCCCGGCAGGGTGATGCGCGTCAGCACGTAGTCCAGGTACTCCGCGGTGGGACGACCGGCACGGATGCCGGGAATGAAGCCGCCGTACTTCTTCATGTTGTCGGCGACCTCGACCGGGTTGAACGTGATAGCGACGTAGAAGTACGTGAAGCCGACGATCAGCAGGAAGTACAGCAGCATGTACAGCGGGTGGTCGCCCTTGGTGAGGTACGCCTGGATCCACGCCACCCAGCCGGGGACATTGCCGTCGGCATCCGGAGTCTGGTTGAACTGCGCGATGAGCGCCGGGATGTACAGCAGCGACGAGGCGAAGATGACGGGCACGACGCCGGCCATGTTGACCTTGATCGGGATGTACGTGTTCGTGCCGCCGAGCGTGCGACGGCCCACCATGCGCTTGGCGTACTGCACCGGGATGCGCCGCTGCGACTGCTCCACGAACACGACCAGGGCGACGACGACGATGCCGACGGCGAGGACCATGAGGAAGATCTCGAAGCCGCGGGCCTGCCAGATCGACCACATCGCGACCGGGAAGGTCGCGGCGATCGAGGTGAAGATGAGGATCGACATGCCGTTGCCGACGCCGCGCTCGGTGACGAGCTCGGCGAACCACATGATGAGGCCGGTGCCGGCGGTCAGCGTGATGATCATCAGCAGCTGCGCCCACCACACGTCGTTGGTCAGCAGGGCGTTGCACTCCGCGATGCCGGTGGTGCCGAACAGCTGACCCGAGCGAGCCACGGTGACGAGGGTCGTCGACTGCAGCAGCGCCAGCGCGATCGTCAGGTACCGGGTGTACTGCGTGAGCTTCGCCTGGCCGGACTGGCCCTCCTTGTACAGCGCCTCGAAGTGCGGGATCACGACGCGCAGCAGCTGGACGATGATCGTCGCGGTGATGTAGGGCATGACGCCCAGCGCGAAGATCGACAGCTGCAGCAGCGCGCCACCGGAGAACAGGTTCACCAGGGATAGCAGGCCTTCGCTGGCCGAGCCGGTCTGGTCGAGGCAGGACTGCACGTTCGGGAAGTTCACGAACGGTGCGGGCACGTGCGCGCCGAAGCGGTAGATGGCGATGACGCCGAGGGTGAAGGCGATCTTCCGCCGGAGGTCCGGCGTACGGAAGACCCGCGCGATGGCGCTGAACAAAGAATCCTCCAGGGGATTTCCTGCAGTGAGAGTGACCGGCGTCTCGGGGGACACCGTTTCCCAGAGTACGGCAACAGGGGCCGGAGGCTCGCCTCCGGCCCCTGCCGTGGAATTACTTGACCG from Microbacterium aurum carries:
- the secY gene encoding preprotein translocase subunit SecY, which codes for MFSAIARVFRTPDLRRKIAFTLGVIAIYRFGAHVPAPFVNFPNVQSCLDQTGSASEGLLSLVNLFSGGALLQLSIFALGVMPYITATIIVQLLRVVIPHFEALYKEGQSGQAKLTQYTRYLTIALALLQSTTLVTVARSGQLFGTTGIAECNALLTNDVWWAQLLMIITLTAGTGLIMWFAELVTERGVGNGMSILIFTSIAATFPVAMWSIWQARGFEIFLMVLAVGIVVVALVVFVEQSQRRIPVQYAKRMVGRRTLGGTNTYIPIKVNMAGVVPVIFASSLLYIPALIAQFNQTPDADGNVPGWVAWIQAYLTKGDHPLYMLLYFLLIVGFTYFYVAITFNPVEVADNMKKYGGFIPGIRAGRPTAEYLDYVLTRITLPGSIYLGLIALLPLIALATVGANQNFPFGGASILIIVGVGLETVKQIDAQLQQRHYEGLLR